A genome region from Tautonia marina includes the following:
- a CDS encoding Flp family type IVb pilin has product MSTLIKRVRGFIKSEDGPTAVEYAVMVALIAVAIIVSVRALGTSLNTTFGNVDTAIQGVN; this is encoded by the coding sequence ATGAGCACGCTCATCAAACGAGTTCGCGGTTTCATCAAGAGTGAAGACGGCCCGACGGCGGTCGAATATGCCGTAATGGTCGCCCTGATCGCCGTGGCGATTATCGTCAGTGTTCGAGCCCTGGGCACGAGCCTGAACACAACCTTCGGCAACGTTGACACGGCCATCCAGGGCGTCAATTGA
- a CDS encoding A24 family peptidase, with amino-acid sequence MPYTLPMGAAWLVSALMVEAAIIDGRQLRVPNWLTFHLAAGGLAYWGWTAGWGGLGWSVAGMVVGFVPLMIVCAIGGMGAGDVKMFAGFGAWVGPLMAAEALAVSAIVGGIIALGMIAWSGQWRRHWTMGKRIAEEIVTVKHPDKLAERAAERKPTMRLLPYGIPLAIGSIGYMAFHGLLM; translated from the coding sequence ATGCCATACACCTTGCCGATGGGAGCCGCCTGGCTGGTCTCGGCCCTGATGGTGGAAGCGGCGATCATCGACGGTCGCCAGCTCCGGGTGCCGAACTGGCTGACGTTTCACCTGGCCGCCGGTGGCCTGGCCTACTGGGGCTGGACGGCAGGTTGGGGAGGGCTGGGCTGGTCGGTGGCCGGAATGGTCGTTGGCTTCGTCCCCTTGATGATCGTCTGTGCCATCGGCGGCATGGGGGCGGGCGACGTGAAGATGTTTGCAGGATTTGGTGCCTGGGTCGGACCGCTGATGGCGGCCGAGGCGCTGGCGGTCTCGGCGATCGTGGGAGGGATCATCGCCCTGGGGATGATCGCCTGGAGCGGTCAGTGGCGGCGCCACTGGACGATGGGCAAGCGAATCGCGGAAGAGATCGTCACGGTGAAACATCCCGACAAACTTGCCGAGCGGGCGGCCGAGCGAAAGCCGACGATGCGGCTCTTGCCTTATGGCATTCCGCTGGCCATTGGTTCGATCGGCTACATGGCATTCCACGGTCTTTTGATGTGA
- the cpaB gene encoding Flp pilus assembly protein CpaB yields the protein MMNGRAPVLLGLAALCGLAAMWGVRSLLNREPSTEIPKTLVLVANREIRVEETLTPEMIEPKEIPTAMVPSGALTDMKQAVDRWAMIRMLPGDVILDGKLAQKGTPTGMIARITPGMRAFAVPVDEQTGVSGFILPDYRVDVLQPRADMPGRAKVVLENIRVLASGTVFESPEDRSIEARTVTLEVTPDQVQTLASAMQEGPLTLSLRGLNDTTITAVEPEPEPEPEPEPLPEPEAQPVPVPVPNLPPEPPPVMTEMVEPAPANEAPRRLMIFAGLRAPRMHLVGPKPEPTPEPPPQAAETLEARRPFRLDGLMPAIDANAIPSPPG from the coding sequence ATGATGAACGGCAGGGCACCCGTGCTGCTCGGACTCGCCGCGCTATGCGGTCTGGCGGCCATGTGGGGCGTCCGATCACTGCTGAACCGCGAACCCTCGACCGAAATTCCGAAGACTCTGGTTCTGGTTGCGAACCGCGAAATTCGGGTCGAGGAGACGCTAACGCCAGAGATGATCGAGCCCAAGGAAATCCCGACGGCGATGGTTCCCAGCGGCGCCTTGACCGACATGAAGCAGGCGGTCGATCGCTGGGCGATGATCCGGATGCTTCCAGGTGATGTGATTCTCGACGGCAAGCTCGCCCAGAAAGGGACGCCGACGGGGATGATCGCGCGGATCACCCCGGGCATGAGAGCCTTTGCGGTACCGGTGGACGAACAGACGGGGGTTTCGGGCTTCATCCTGCCGGATTACCGCGTCGATGTGCTGCAGCCGAGGGCCGATATGCCGGGTCGGGCCAAGGTTGTGCTGGAGAACATCCGCGTGCTGGCCTCGGGGACCGTCTTCGAAAGCCCCGAGGACCGCTCGATCGAGGCCCGAACGGTGACGCTGGAAGTCACGCCGGATCAAGTGCAAACCCTGGCCAGTGCGATGCAAGAGGGCCCTCTGACGCTGTCGCTTCGGGGCCTCAATGATACCACGATCACAGCGGTCGAACCGGAACCGGAACCAGAGCCCGAACCGGAACCCCTGCCGGAACCGGAAGCTCAACCGGTGCCAGTGCCGGTGCCGAATCTCCCACCGGAGCCGCCGCCGGTCATGACCGAGATGGTCGAACCTGCTCCGGCGAACGAGGCTCCGCGTCGGCTGATGATTTTCGCCGGCCTTCGAGCCCCTCGCATGCACCTGGTAGGCCCGAAGCCGGAACCGACCCCGGAACCACCCCCGCAGGCGGCAGAGACTCTGGAAGCCCGCCGCCCGTTCCGCCTCGATGGCCTGATGCCCGCTATCGACGCCAACGCCATTCCTTCCCCTCCCGGGTGA
- a CDS encoding nucleotide-binding protein gives MDTARRLLLVDPNPASQAAVKAALTNLGTVQIVDTCSDYNATLRQIEASSCELVVIVLDADPERALVTIREIKDRAARVAVLPASQLRDGETILRTLRAGASEFLPLPVEAEEARTAIARLLPDATLPPEGRGTMVTVIGSAGGVGCTTLAVNLAVALTKAPGASVALVDLDLLLGCVDTLLDVMPELTISDVVSDIDRYDKSLLHRALTQHESGVYVLPAPAAMEDAVKVDLEGLRRLMDLLLSAFRYVVVDASKGFQETDFVALERSEAVLLVTQLDVCGLRNGARLMQIFREIDGLADRVRVVVNRVGSDITTIGLKKAEETLGAPIGWQIPNVSEIVGAARTKGVPLETEAPKHRVTRSITEIARSFAPIGGEKAKPFMGKIAAMFT, from the coding sequence ATGGACACTGCGCGACGACTACTCCTGGTCGACCCGAACCCCGCCTCGCAAGCGGCGGTGAAGGCCGCGTTGACAAATCTGGGAACCGTCCAGATTGTGGACACGTGCTCGGATTACAACGCGACCCTGCGCCAGATCGAGGCGTCGTCTTGCGAGTTGGTGGTGATCGTTCTGGACGCCGATCCGGAACGAGCCCTCGTCACGATCCGAGAGATCAAGGACCGCGCCGCTCGGGTCGCGGTCTTGCCAGCCAGCCAGTTGCGTGACGGCGAGACGATTCTGCGGACCTTGCGAGCCGGGGCCTCGGAATTCCTGCCGTTGCCGGTCGAGGCCGAGGAGGCCCGCACGGCGATCGCTCGCCTCTTGCCCGATGCCACGTTGCCACCCGAAGGTCGGGGGACGATGGTGACGGTGATCGGCTCGGCCGGAGGGGTCGGATGCACGACGCTGGCGGTCAACCTGGCCGTGGCCCTGACCAAGGCCCCCGGGGCGAGCGTGGCGCTGGTGGACCTCGACCTGCTGCTCGGCTGTGTCGATACGCTGCTCGACGTCATGCCCGAACTGACGATTTCCGATGTGGTCTCGGACATTGACCGGTATGACAAATCGCTGTTGCATCGAGCGCTGACCCAGCATGAATCAGGTGTTTACGTGTTGCCTGCGCCGGCGGCGATGGAAGATGCCGTGAAGGTGGATCTTGAAGGGCTACGACGGTTGATGGACCTGTTGCTCAGCGCCTTTCGCTACGTGGTGGTTGATGCGAGCAAGGGATTCCAGGAAACCGACTTCGTCGCCCTGGAGCGTTCCGAGGCGGTGCTGCTCGTCACGCAGCTCGATGTGTGCGGGCTGCGAAACGGGGCGCGCCTGATGCAGATTTTCCGGGAGATCGATGGGTTGGCCGATCGGGTGCGCGTGGTGGTCAATCGGGTGGGGTCGGACATTACGACGATCGGCTTAAAGAAGGCCGAGGAAACTCTCGGGGCTCCCATCGGCTGGCAGATTCCGAACGTCTCGGAGATCGTCGGGGCTGCCCGAACCAAGGGAGTTCCGCTGGAAACCGAGGCTCCAAAGCATCGAGTCACACGGTCCATCACCGAGATTGCCCGGAGCTTTGCGCCGATTGGTGGTGAGAAGGCAAAACCGTTCATGGGCAAGATTGCGGCGATGTTTACCTGA
- a CDS encoding CpaF family protein, giving the protein MLHGFGRSPLGQRTLGATPAQAKSPTSEPPEGSEPNAPVATIPPTPTVAPPPKPPKPPKPKDQEPAKADPAVAAFEAIKRRIHSKLVDRLDFNRVNELDPRTVRAEVRSVIEHLLDEDDPMLNRNERQRLVDEILDETFGLGPLEALLKEEGIGDIMINGPRYVFIEKGGRIERSCVGFRDDDHLLQIIDRIVSRVGRRIDESSPMVDARLPDGSRVNAIIPPLALDGPVLTIRMFGSKPLTQDDLLRFKAFTPEMLILMEAAMRARLNIIISGGTGSGKTTLLNTLSSFIQNDHRIITIEDAAELRLQQEHVVRLETRPPNVEGRGAVTATDLVKNALRMRPDRIIIGECRGAETLDMIQAMNTGHEGSMTTVHANNPRDAMSRLETMISMAGLELPIRALRSQFASAVDLIIQANRLQGGPRKVTSITEVVGMEGDTIIMQEIFKFEQVGVDSGGRAHGRFTSTGIRPSFMDRLESSGCVLPTDLFRQRDLMAD; this is encoded by the coding sequence ATGCTTCACGGATTTGGACGCAGCCCGCTCGGTCAGAGAACCCTCGGGGCAACCCCCGCGCAGGCCAAATCGCCCACCAGCGAACCGCCCGAGGGGTCTGAACCCAACGCCCCCGTGGCGACGATCCCTCCCACCCCGACCGTGGCACCACCTCCGAAGCCACCAAAGCCTCCCAAGCCCAAGGACCAGGAACCGGCCAAGGCCGACCCGGCCGTGGCGGCGTTCGAGGCGATCAAGCGACGGATTCATAGCAAGCTGGTCGATCGGCTCGACTTCAATCGGGTCAACGAGCTGGACCCGAGGACGGTTCGAGCCGAGGTTCGCTCGGTGATCGAGCACCTGCTCGACGAAGACGACCCGATGCTCAATCGGAACGAGCGCCAGCGGCTCGTCGATGAGATTCTGGACGAAACCTTCGGCCTCGGGCCCCTGGAAGCGTTGCTGAAGGAGGAAGGGATCGGGGACATCATGATCAATGGTCCCCGGTACGTGTTTATTGAAAAAGGGGGGCGGATCGAGCGATCGTGCGTGGGATTCCGCGATGATGATCACCTGTTGCAGATCATCGACCGCATTGTCTCTCGCGTGGGTCGGCGGATCGATGAAAGTTCGCCAATGGTCGATGCGCGATTGCCGGACGGCTCTCGTGTCAACGCGATCATCCCCCCGCTGGCCCTCGACGGGCCGGTATTGACGATCCGAATGTTCGGTTCGAAACCCTTGACGCAGGATGACTTGTTACGGTTCAAGGCATTCACGCCCGAGATGCTGATCTTGATGGAAGCGGCCATGAGGGCGCGCTTGAATATCATCATCTCCGGCGGTACGGGTTCGGGCAAAACGACGTTACTGAACACGCTTTCGAGTTTCATCCAGAACGACCACCGGATTATCACAATCGAGGACGCGGCCGAGCTTCGCCTGCAGCAGGAGCATGTGGTGCGGCTCGAAACCCGACCGCCGAACGTTGAAGGGCGAGGGGCCGTCACGGCGACCGACCTGGTCAAGAACGCCCTGCGAATGCGGCCCGACCGGATCATCATCGGCGAATGTCGAGGGGCCGAGACCCTCGACATGATTCAGGCCATGAACACCGGCCACGAAGGCTCGATGACCACCGTGCACGCCAACAACCCGCGCGATGCCATGAGCCGGTTGGAGACGATGATCAGCATGGCCGGCCTGGAGCTTCCCATCCGGGCGCTTCGCTCTCAGTTCGCCTCGGCCGTGGACCTGATTATCCAGGCAAACCGTTTGCAAGGCGGCCCGAGAAAGGTGACGAGCATCACCGAGGTCGTCGGCATGGAGGGGGACACGATTATCATGCAAGAGATTTTCAAATTCGAACAGGTTGGTGTTGACTCCGGCGGCCGGGCCCACGGGCGGTTCACCTCGACCGGCATTCGACCGTCGTTCATGGATCGCCTGGAATCATCTGGCTGCGTGCTGCCGACGGATCTGTTCCGCCAACGTGACCTGATGGCGGATTAA
- a CDS encoding type II secretion system F family protein, translated as MDGTTFVMIAAGVAIALLVAGVAMVVTKSESTLAEERLRNLTSGKRPNVNKQLAADSLLRAPPIDARNLALLEQYLPSGESLKRLYEQADLTLPFKTFLAIAGGLTVLGGTVAAVVGSLWLAPVGAAMGAGVSLLFLQQRKRKRIALFMAGLPEAVELMGRALRAGHGLASGMQLVSHEMKGPVSQEFGRVFEEQNLGVPVDEALRGMSERVPTMDVRFLVTAIIIQRATGGDLAEILDKIGRLIRQRFELVGHVKALTAEGRLSGLVLLALPPGLLAFIAMSNPSYVAPLFQTTLGAKLLAVTVVLQLMGAVAIKKIISIKV; from the coding sequence ATGGACGGGACGACCTTTGTCATGATTGCCGCCGGAGTGGCCATTGCGCTGCTCGTGGCGGGGGTGGCAATGGTAGTGACGAAGTCGGAATCGACCCTGGCCGAGGAACGGCTTCGGAACCTCACCAGCGGCAAGCGTCCGAACGTCAATAAGCAGCTCGCGGCCGATTCGCTGCTGCGGGCGCCGCCGATCGACGCACGCAACCTGGCCCTGCTTGAGCAATACCTGCCGAGTGGGGAATCGCTGAAGCGGCTGTACGAACAGGCCGACCTGACCCTGCCATTCAAGACGTTTCTGGCCATCGCCGGAGGGTTAACGGTCCTGGGAGGAACGGTCGCGGCGGTGGTGGGTTCTCTGTGGCTGGCTCCGGTGGGGGCGGCGATGGGAGCGGGAGTCTCACTCCTGTTTCTTCAGCAACGCAAGCGAAAACGCATTGCCTTGTTCATGGCAGGGCTTCCCGAAGCGGTCGAGTTGATGGGCCGGGCCTTGCGGGCAGGGCATGGCCTGGCGTCGGGAATGCAGCTGGTCTCGCACGAAATGAAGGGGCCGGTTTCTCAGGAGTTCGGCCGGGTGTTCGAGGAGCAGAACCTTGGCGTGCCGGTGGATGAGGCCCTGCGAGGCATGTCGGAGCGGGTGCCGACGATGGACGTGCGCTTCCTGGTGACGGCCATCATCATCCAGCGGGCGACGGGGGGTGATCTGGCGGAGATTCTGGACAAGATCGGTCGGTTGATCCGCCAACGCTTTGAACTGGTTGGCCATGTCAAGGCGCTGACGGCCGAGGGTCGCCTCTCGGGGCTGGTCTTGCTGGCGCTGCCTCCCGGATTACTGGCGTTTATTGCCATGAGCAATCCTTCGTATGTTGCCCCGCTGTTTCAGACAACGCTGGGAGCGAAGTTGCTGGCGGTGACGGTGGTTCTCCAGCTGATGGGAGCCGTCGCTATCAAGAAGATTATTTCGATCAAGGTCTGA
- a CDS encoding type II secretion system F family protein, which produces MPTLETLLTPETIIPIATFLAFMLGGWGVLSLVATRPTRAEDRLKRMLDRPQMEIERARAARERQRIQDRVAEAARKLSGPMQPKDEAELGKLRVSLLNAGIRHPQAVQIFLGMKVLGLLLGIAVAIPPVWSHFGFTQNGMLAVMAAGGLGFYIPGVIVGHWRRKQQQAIFLSLPDALDLMVVCVEAGLGFDAAMRRVTSELAESCPEVCNELNIVNFQIQMGRPRREALRDLGIRTGVEDVRALAAVIIQAEKFGSPIGSALRVQSDAMRTRRRQLAEEKAAQTAVKIMLPLILFIFPGVFVVLVGPAAINIKDTLLGM; this is translated from the coding sequence GTGCCGACGCTCGAAACACTGCTGACCCCGGAAACGATCATCCCCATCGCCACCTTCCTGGCGTTCATGCTCGGGGGCTGGGGAGTGTTATCGCTGGTGGCGACCCGACCGACCCGCGCAGAGGACCGCTTGAAGCGGATGCTCGATCGTCCGCAAATGGAGATCGAGCGGGCTCGGGCCGCTCGAGAGCGCCAGCGGATTCAGGATCGAGTGGCCGAGGCGGCGAGGAAGCTGTCCGGCCCGATGCAACCGAAAGACGAGGCCGAGCTGGGCAAGCTGCGGGTCTCGCTGTTGAATGCCGGCATCCGGCATCCACAGGCGGTGCAGATTTTCCTCGGGATGAAGGTGCTGGGGCTCTTGCTGGGGATCGCGGTGGCGATTCCGCCGGTCTGGTCGCACTTCGGGTTCACCCAGAACGGCATGCTGGCCGTCATGGCGGCCGGGGGCCTGGGATTTTACATTCCGGGTGTGATTGTCGGTCACTGGAGGCGGAAGCAACAGCAGGCGATCTTCCTGAGCTTGCCCGACGCCCTGGACCTGATGGTTGTGTGTGTCGAGGCCGGGCTCGGGTTCGATGCCGCCATGCGTCGCGTCACGAGCGAACTGGCCGAATCGTGCCCGGAGGTTTGCAATGAACTGAACATTGTGAACTTCCAGATTCAGATGGGCCGTCCTCGTCGGGAAGCCCTGCGCGACCTGGGAATCCGGACCGGGGTGGAAGATGTAAGAGCCCTGGCCGCCGTGATCATTCAGGCCGAGAAGTTCGGGTCGCCCATCGGATCGGCCTTGCGGGTGCAGTCGGACGCAATGCGGACCCGACGGCGACAACTGGCCGAGGAAAAGGCCGCGCAAACAGCCGTGAAAATCATGCTGCCGCTGATTTTGTTCATCTTCCCCGGCGTGTTTGTGGTCCTGGTTGGCCCGGCAGCAATCAACATCAAGGATACGTTGCTCGGAATGTAA
- the hemG gene encoding protoporphyrinogen oxidase, whose product MSDVSARSHRVVIIGAGLSGLTAAYRLAERSATLRSPIELVVLEAQDRIGGAIWTDRVDGFTLEGGADSFITNKPHAIELCRSLGLGDQLIGTDDRYRRSFVVRNGRLVPVPEGFVLMAPQRLWPLITSPILSWRGKLRMLCDLVLPARRDEADESLASFVRRRLGREALDRLVQPLVGGIYTADPNDLSLHATLPQFPQMEREHGSLIRAALRQGRAARLEGQGGGSGARYSLFQTLASGMDTLPKALAASLPPGTLRLGTAARRVARQQPEGTWRVELLDGPSLEADAVILAVEAHAAARLVDGEDKDLALDLRSIPYASSAIVQLAYPRDRVTHPLDGFGVVVPSVEGREILAVSFTSVKFPSRAPEGTVLLRVFIGGALQAHLFERNDEELTAIAVREVEQLLGASGPPILSRVARHSRAMPQYTLGHLDRVASIRSRAEAHPGLILTGNAYSGVGVPDCARIGQEAAEAVLRLLTNARGRAVA is encoded by the coding sequence GTGTCGGACGTCTCTGCTCGGTCCCATCGGGTTGTGATCATCGGCGCAGGCTTGAGCGGCCTGACGGCGGCGTACCGTCTGGCCGAACGATCCGCGACGCTCCGATCACCCATCGAACTGGTCGTCCTCGAAGCTCAGGACCGGATCGGCGGCGCCATCTGGACCGACCGCGTCGATGGCTTCACCCTCGAAGGTGGAGCCGACTCGTTCATTACCAATAAGCCGCACGCCATCGAGCTTTGCCGGTCGCTCGGCCTCGGTGATCAGCTCATCGGCACCGACGACCGCTATCGCCGCTCGTTCGTCGTCCGCAACGGCCGATTGGTGCCAGTCCCCGAAGGCTTCGTCCTGATGGCCCCTCAGCGGCTCTGGCCGCTCATCACCTCGCCGATCCTCTCCTGGCGAGGGAAGCTCCGGATGCTCTGCGACCTTGTCCTGCCCGCCCGCCGCGACGAGGCCGATGAAAGCCTCGCCAGCTTCGTCCGCCGCCGCCTCGGCCGCGAGGCGCTCGACCGCCTTGTTCAGCCCCTGGTCGGGGGGATCTATACGGCCGATCCGAACGATCTGAGCCTCCACGCGACCCTGCCACAGTTCCCCCAGATGGAACGCGAGCACGGCAGCCTGATCCGCGCCGCGCTTCGCCAGGGGAGAGCCGCCCGGCTCGAAGGGCAGGGGGGAGGCTCCGGGGCGCGCTACAGCCTGTTCCAGACCCTCGCCTCCGGCATGGACACCCTGCCGAAGGCCCTGGCCGCGTCCCTCCCTCCCGGAACGCTCCGCCTCGGTACGGCCGCCCGTCGGGTTGCTCGCCAGCAGCCCGAGGGAACCTGGCGGGTCGAACTGCTCGACGGCCCTTCCCTGGAGGCCGATGCCGTGATCCTCGCCGTCGAGGCTCACGCCGCCGCCCGGCTCGTCGATGGTGAAGACAAGGATCTGGCCCTCGATCTCCGATCGATCCCCTACGCCTCCTCGGCGATCGTCCAGCTGGCGTATCCCCGAGACCGCGTGACCCACCCGCTCGACGGGTTCGGCGTCGTCGTGCCCAGCGTCGAAGGGCGAGAGATCCTGGCCGTCTCGTTCACCAGCGTCAAGTTTCCCAGCCGCGCTCCCGAAGGCACGGTGTTGCTCCGCGTCTTCATCGGCGGTGCCTTGCAGGCCCACCTGTTCGAACGCAACGACGAGGAACTCACCGCCATTGCGGTTCGAGAGGTGGAACAACTGCTCGGCGCTTCCGGACCCCCGATCCTCTCCCGGGTCGCCCGGCATTCCCGAGCGATGCCTCAATACACCCTCGGTCACCTCGATCGGGTCGCGTCCATCCGCTCGCGTGCCGAGGCGCACCCCGGCCTCATCCTCACCGGCAATGCCTATTCCGGGGTCGGCGTTCCCGACTGTGCCCGGATTGGCCAGGAGGCAGCCGAAGCCGTCCTTCGCTTGCTGACCAACGCCCGGGGCCGAGCCGTCGCCTGA
- a CDS encoding DUF1559 domain-containing protein, producing the protein MTTRPSRTRGFTLIELLVVIAIIGVLIALLLPAVQSAREAARRAQCTNNMKQLGIALHNYESATGSLPIGDFRNAPTGYGQAMNPGNPCAENIWVSWMTFILPYMEQGAQTSAYNFEVAATWFKNETATLSRVSSYVCPSDDEHEDVSASWFTTYQTSYAAVAGMTESTWYSWGGTTNADRCNAIESEGPFGRNFAYKFADIRDGLSNTIFIGETSRFRNEPGGSHFNFGASGGAWNGPPWGATAWPGDVRITAVAYTVPRINAKALTGAGPAPYNTPTSCLTSAGPIASRPTSWANTPAPFGCTEMGQFGFRSNHPGGANFLFGDGSVRFLKESIDMATYRALSTRRLGEVVSADQL; encoded by the coding sequence ATGACCACCCGACCGTCTCGGACGCGTGGGTTTACCCTGATCGAACTGCTGGTCGTCATCGCCATCATCGGGGTGCTCATTGCCCTCTTGCTGCCCGCTGTTCAGAGTGCTCGGGAGGCCGCTCGTCGCGCCCAGTGCACAAACAATATGAAGCAGCTTGGCATTGCCCTGCATAATTACGAGTCGGCCACCGGCAGCCTGCCGATCGGCGACTTTCGCAACGCGCCGACCGGCTACGGCCAGGCCATGAACCCTGGCAATCCCTGTGCTGAGAACATCTGGGTGAGCTGGATGACCTTCATTCTCCCGTACATGGAGCAAGGGGCCCAGACCTCCGCGTACAACTTCGAGGTGGCCGCCACCTGGTTTAAGAACGAAACCGCGACCCTCTCCCGAGTGTCGTCGTATGTCTGCCCGAGCGACGACGAACACGAGGACGTCAGCGCCAGTTGGTTCACCACCTACCAGACCTCCTACGCTGCCGTGGCTGGCATGACGGAATCGACCTGGTATTCTTGGGGAGGAACGACCAACGCCGATCGCTGCAACGCGATCGAATCCGAAGGTCCCTTCGGCCGCAATTTCGCCTACAAGTTCGCCGACATTCGTGATGGCCTGAGCAACACCATCTTCATCGGAGAGACCTCCCGCTTCAGGAACGAGCCGGGCGGATCGCACTTCAACTTCGGTGCGTCCGGCGGTGCCTGGAACGGTCCCCCCTGGGGCGCCACCGCCTGGCCGGGCGATGTCCGCATCACCGCCGTTGCCTACACGGTGCCTCGCATCAACGCCAAGGCCCTCACCGGTGCCGGACCGGCTCCCTACAACACTCCGACGAGCTGCCTGACCAGTGCCGGTCCCATCGCCAGCCGACCGACCAGCTGGGCCAACACGCCCGCTCCGTTCGGCTGCACCGAGATGGGGCAGTTCGGCTTCCGCAGCAATCACCCCGGCGGGGCCAACTTCCTCTTTGGCGACGGATCGGTTCGTTTCCTCAAGGAATCGATCGACATGGCCACTTACCGTGCCTTGAGCACTCGCAGGCTTGGCGAAGTGGTCAGTGCCGACCAGCTCTGA
- the hemE gene encoding uroporphyrinogen decarboxylase yields the protein MPDSPEAPRFLKACRREATDVTPIWLMRQAGRYMADYRELRSRVSFLELCKTPDLATEVTVTAAERLGVDAAILFADILLILEPIGLDLEFAKGEGPVIHNPITESSDVDRLRPMTSAEPLGYVMQAVSQIRAALPPSIPLIGFAGAPFTLACYAIEGGGSRHYDRAKAFMYRDPGAWDVLMRQLTDATALYLRAQAEAGAQVLQLFDSWVGNLSPFDYKRFVQPHMRRLFDALPADVPTIHFGTGTATLLEAQRDAGGSVIGLDWRVELDEAWNRLGPEVAIQGNLDPVVLLAPIDEIRRQARRILDQAAGRPGHIFNLGHGILPSTPVDHVRALVEIVHEGR from the coding sequence ATGCCGGATTCGCCCGAAGCCCCCCGCTTCCTCAAAGCCTGCCGCCGAGAAGCGACCGACGTCACCCCGATCTGGCTCATGCGTCAGGCCGGTCGCTACATGGCCGATTACCGCGAACTGCGCTCGCGCGTCTCGTTCCTCGAACTCTGCAAGACACCGGACCTGGCCACCGAGGTCACCGTGACCGCCGCCGAGCGTCTCGGGGTCGATGCCGCAATCCTCTTTGCGGACATCCTGCTCATTCTCGAACCGATTGGCCTCGACCTCGAATTCGCCAAGGGGGAAGGCCCGGTCATTCACAACCCGATCACCGAGTCGAGCGACGTCGACCGCCTTCGGCCGATGACCAGTGCCGAACCGCTTGGATATGTCATGCAGGCCGTCTCCCAGATCCGGGCCGCCCTGCCGCCTTCGATCCCCTTGATCGGTTTCGCTGGAGCCCCGTTCACCCTGGCCTGCTACGCGATCGAGGGCGGAGGCTCACGGCACTACGACCGCGCCAAGGCCTTCATGTACCGCGACCCCGGTGCCTGGGATGTCCTCATGCGCCAGCTCACCGACGCTACCGCCCTTTACCTCCGTGCTCAGGCCGAGGCCGGTGCCCAGGTTTTGCAATTGTTTGATAGCTGGGTCGGCAACCTCTCGCCGTTCGACTACAAACGCTTCGTTCAACCGCACATGCGGCGATTGTTCGACGCCCTGCCCGCCGACGTGCCGACCATCCACTTCGGCACCGGCACCGCCACCCTCCTCGAAGCTCAGCGTGATGCCGGCGGCTCGGTCATCGGCCTCGACTGGCGGGTAGAACTCGACGAGGCCTGGAACCGCCTCGGTCCCGAGGTCGCCATCCAGGGCAATCTCGATCCGGTCGTCCTGCTCGCGCCGATCGACGAGATCCGCCGTCAGGCCCGCCGCATCCTCGACCAGGCTGCCGGCCGTCCCGGCCACATTTTCAACCTTGGCCACGGCATCCTGCCGAGCACCCCGGTCGATCACGTCCGGGCCCTGGTCGAGATCGTTCACGAAGGTCGTTGA
- a CDS encoding DUF2617 family protein: MGVSYGRSKLIDITFQVFARPIHPDWFTVRRHRRVSHSAWDADLRLIEGGHAIVWSAGSSRLTEVLCGPETPLPDRGLLLREPVRVERSATLRQGVTVEYQTCFDAERLDGEVFRHLCDELSLDAGKGLFHRFSPRNRLAPSPVSFIRIDARPNGLSVQTFHTFPDDHSIVRTQSLFELLDAEPQ; this comes from the coding sequence ATGGGCGTCAGTTACGGCCGATCGAAGCTTATCGACATCACCTTCCAGGTCTTCGCCCGTCCGATCCACCCGGACTGGTTCACCGTGCGCCGTCATCGCCGGGTGAGCCATTCGGCCTGGGATGCAGACTTGCGGCTCATCGAGGGTGGTCACGCGATCGTCTGGTCCGCCGGCTCAAGCCGCTTGACGGAAGTCCTTTGCGGGCCTGAGACTCCGCTGCCCGATCGTGGCCTCTTGCTGCGCGAGCCGGTGCGCGTCGAACGCTCGGCCACACTCCGCCAGGGAGTCACGGTCGAGTATCAAACCTGCTTCGACGCCGAACGGCTCGACGGCGAGGTCTTCCGCCACCTGTGCGACGAGCTTTCGCTCGACGCCGGCAAGGGCCTGTTTCACCGCTTCTCCCCCCGGAATCGGCTGGCCCCCTCCCCGGTCAGCTTCATCCGGATCGACGCCCGCCCCAACGGCCTCTCCGTCCAGACCTTCCACACCTTCCCAGACGACCACTCCATCGTCCGCACACAGTCCCTGTTCGAGTTGCTCGACGCCGAGCCGCAGTGA